Proteins found in one Mixophyes fleayi isolate aMixFle1 chromosome 8, aMixFle1.hap1, whole genome shotgun sequence genomic segment:
- the LRRC8C gene encoding volume-regulated anion channel subunit LRRC8C → MIPVTEFRQFSEQQPAFRVLKPWWDVFTDYLSVAMLMIGVFGCTLQVMQDKIICLPKRIHPVLNSSMYNASSTVVNNVPVPAPKPTTPSGTVEMKGLKTDLDLQQYSFINQMCYERALHWYAKYFPYLVLIHTLIFMVCSNFWFKFPGSSSKIEHFISILGKCFESPWTTRALSEVSGEEPEEKDNRKNNLSKSIASPSTVESPLVKTQSLKSIPEKFVVDKATAGALDKKEGEQAKALFEKVKKFRLHVEEGDLLYAMYVRQTILKVLKFLIIIGYNSALVSKVQFTVDCNVDIQDMTGYKHFSCNHTMAHLFSKLSFCYLCFVGVYGFTCLYTLYWLFYRSLKEYSFEYVRQESGIDDIPDVKNDFAFMFHMIDQYDPLYSKRFAVFLSEVSENKLKQLNLNNEWTADKLRQRLQTNAYNRLEIQLFMLSGLPDTVFEITELQSLKMEIINNVMIPATIAQLDNLQELSLYQCSVKIHTAALAFLKENLKILRVKFDDVRELPPWMYSLRNLEELYLIGSLSPDVSKNINLETFRELKSLKILFIKSNLSKIPQGAVDVSGHLQKLSIQNDGTKLVMLNNLKKMVNLTELELIHCDLERIPHAIFSLLVLQELDLKENNLKSIEEILSFQHLRKLTILKLWYNSITYIPEHIKKLTSLERLYFNHNKIEVLPSHLFLCHKLRYLDLSYNDIRFIPPEIGVLQSLQYFSISCNKVESVPDEMYFCKKLKTLKIGKNNLCSLSPKIGNLVFLSYLDIKGNHFETLPPELADCRSLKRNGLLVEDTLFETLPSDIREQMKSE, encoded by the exons ATGATTCCAGTTACTGAATTCCGTCAGTTCTCAGAACAGCAGCCGGCATTCCGTGTCCTGAAACCTTGGTGGGATGTGTTCACGGACTATCTTTCTGTGGCCATGCTCATGATAGGGGTGTTCGGCTGTACACTGCAG GTCATGCAGGACAAGATCATCTGTCTGCCAAAAAGAATACATCCAGTTCTCAACTCTTCCATGTATAACGCATCAAGCACTGTGGTGAACAATGTGCCAGTTCCCGCTCCCAAACCAACAACTCCTTCCGGGACTGTGGAAATGAAAGGATTAAAGACAGACTTGGATCTTCAACAATACAGCTTCATCAACCAAATGTGTTATGAGCGTGCTCTCCATTGGTACGCAAAATATTTTCCTTACCTGGTTCTCATTCACACCTTAATTTTTATGGTGTGTAGCAACTTTTGGTTTAAATTTCCTGGATCCAGCTCAAAAATTGAgcattttatttctatattgGGGAAGTGTTTCGAATCGCCCTGGACAACCCGAGCTTTGTCTGAAGTGTCTGGTGAGGAGCCAGAAGAAAAGGACAACCGTAAGAACAATCTAAGCAAGTCCATTGCCAGTCCATCCACTGTGGAGAGCCCTCTTGTGAAGACTCAGTCACTGAAATCCATACCTGAGAAGTTTGTGGTGGATAAAGCTACTGCTGGAGCTCTGGATAAAAAGGAAGGAGAACAAGCCAAGGCCTTGTTTGAGAAAGTTAAAAAATTCCGACTCCATGTTGAGGAAGGAGATCTGCTATATGCCATGTACGTACGCCAAACCATCCTGAAAGTTCTTAAATTCCTCATAATTATTGGTTACAATAGTGCACTTGTTTCAAAAGTACAGTTTACGGTGGACTGTAATGTTGACATACAGGACATGACTGGATATAAGCACTTTTCCTGTAACCATACAATGGCACACTTGTTTTCCAAGCTATCCTTTTGTTACTTGTGCTTTGTTGGTGTCTATGGCTTTACTTGCCTTTATACGCTATACTGGCTGTTCTACCGGTCCTTAAAGGAGTATTCCTTTGAATATGTCCGACAGGAGAGTGGTATTGACGATATCCCAGATGTTAAGAATGACTTTGCCTTCATGTTTCACATGATAGATCAGTATGACCCACTATACTCCAAAAGATTTGCTGTTTTTCTCTCCGAAGTCAGTGAAAACAAATTGAAGCAATTAAACTTAAATAATGAATGGACAGCTGATAAGCTGAGGCAAAGGTTGCAAACAAACGCCTACAACCGATTGGAGATACAGTTATTTATGCTCTCCGGCCTTCCAGACACTGTGTTTGAGATTACAGAGCTGCAGTCCTTAAAGATGGAAATTATTAATAATGTCATGATACCAGCAACAATTGCTCAGCTGGATAATCTCCAAGAATTGTCCTTGTATCAGTGTTCTGTAAAAATTCACACAGCAGCCTTAGCTTTTCTAAAAGAAAACCTGAAGATCTTGAGAGTGAAATTTGATGATGTGCGAGAACTTCCACCATGGATGTACAGTCTGAGGAACCTAGAGGAACTGTATTTGATTGGCTCTTTAAGCCCTGATGTATCCAAAAACATCAACCTTGAGACTTTCCGGGAGCTGAAGAGTCTAAAGATACTATTTATCAAGAGTAATTTATCTAAAATCCCTCAAGGGGCTGTTGATGTTTCCGGTCATCTTCAGAAGTTGAGTATCCAAAATGATGGCACAAAGTTGGTGATGCTGAACAATCTGAAGAAAATGGTCAACTTGACTGAGCTGGAGCTAATACACTGTGACTTAGAGCGCATACCTCATGCAATTTTCAGTCTCTTAGTACTCCAAGAACTGGATCTGAAGGAAAATAATCTCAAGTCCATTGAAGAAATACTCAGTTTCCAACATTTGCGTAAACTCACCATCTTAAAGCTGTGGTACAACAGTATTACTTATATCCCAGAACACATAAAAAAGCTCACTAGCTTGGAAAGACTGTACTTCAATCATAACAAGATAGAAGTGCTTCCTTCTCATTTGTTCTTATGCCACAAACTCCGATACTTAGACTTATCTTATAATGATATTAGATTCATTCCCCCCGAGATTGGAGTCCTCCAAAGTTTACAGTATTTTTCAATTTCTTGCAACAAAGTGGAAAGTGTGCCTGATGAAATGTACTTCTGCAAGAAATTGAAAACCTTAAAAATCGGGAAAAATAACTTGTGTTCTctttcaccaaaaattggcaacTTAGTGTTCCTATCATATCTGGATATTAAAGGTAATCACTTTGAAACGTTGCCACCGGAACTTGCAGATTGTAGGTCCCTGAAAAGAAATGGACTTCTTGTAGAAGACACTTTATTTGAAACACTTCCCTCTGATATTAGAGAACAAATGAAATCAGAGTAA